In Pseudorasbora parva isolate DD20220531a chromosome 9, ASM2467924v1, whole genome shotgun sequence, the following proteins share a genomic window:
- the pask gene encoding PAS domain-containing serine/threonine-protein kinase isoform X2, whose product MWLMHGRRSSPRGDSVCLSAADDDDDDGRMMKSDSFCTNQSFPSARNCTLSRTDSSGDSHVGSSVAMRNLQISDLHCFQPVPPSSNQGSPVVENSLLRQLICIAPEKRGAALTINPNKAVLSINCTTSQVLDANKHACKLFECTYSDLIGRKLSSLLKANHMIEEALKEETLDSDGNVVAVSAKMVTAVSLTGAEFPVSVWLQIPEQQQILELLLERVERITAHVTFSQNGEILSCDATFAHLYGSQTAEEMTGLSIMSLMPSLQIPFHCRTTPKVLRMQRLCVKARSGLVVPACVRLQAAVSCGRSPLRMNGSAHPEPSDGSLPSSQRLNRTPCGGKSGTDGLLSPSAGVLYSGSVYVFAPSSCLLTLLPNGTIHSLSNPFSSLMLGYNSSQLLGKNITYLIPAFFERVRAAERSDHPASHPQDPPGPSVNHTDPLRCSPSANCPPGVLTPSYGMPSTMEDQQETCYPNTVLAGDSVMVHLAMRRRAGLGKGKRIFTGTSAKLEKESSVPSTMTSPAVTSTPLNGLDDTTELCEQTVDVTTQVSESDSANSTTALLQTFALVESLEVYKACHTSMVSAQCEQLFAGRDASKTQNSGREEAPVKSCDSVPHPETHTQACRCSEQARLQDSSFEVISLGSRSSSGFCERLVGGSGPEKMDMTKQGNQLVQSGSTFLDLNSNGDVIVHAMSAMDLNDSIEIPSTPVDLNHSLTSCDTDELLRSPSPFIVESDSEAEAQIGTEQEATRETAPSQKEQERQASPQQKTLEHLPKNHLTKVLEQWNSFSEHAIGRVLDLQRVKGGMLLSGHTPATSTPKKVKANTSIPEGRIHVTCYNRDGSPIEVQCDVRWVSLSSGSSLVCLWLSGSHLLLHHQEALQSTMSPTVRTGTPDQEAFACSFAEAFCSDPLRSFVDLEQSGAFEGHFEEDYRPLRSIGKGAFGFVWLASRRICGQEVVVKFIRKSSVVSECWVDDPAQGRVVQEVAILARLQHPNIVKLLEVFENEGFFQIVMEKHGDGLDLFEFIDMQPRLDEPLASYIFRQLVAAVSYLRGKSVLHRDIKDENIIINSNFHIRLIDFGSAAVLQPGKLFYVFCGTLEYCSPEVLQGNPYEGPELEMWSLGVLLYTLLFSENPFCNVEETLQARLSPPCQISTELHALLAGLLHPVVYQRMTLEELVESQWIQQPINLAEYSWGEVFPSRNEHLASNSTCVHQADMLYLDPENNMSTFEDTPLEDEDEEEDEEQKRTMAALQSELLKYLTDE is encoded by the exons ATGTGGCTGATGCACGGCAGGAGGAGCAGCCCGAGGGGCGACAGTGTTTGCCTTtctgctgctgatgatgatgacgacgaTGGCCGTATGATGAAAAGTGACTCTTTCTGCACGAACCAGTCTTTCCCCTCTGCACGCAACTGCACTCTCAGCCGCACGGACTCATCAG GTGATTCCCATGTTGGTTCATCAGTGGCGATGAGGAATCTTCAGATTTCTGATCTGCATTGCTTTCAGCCTGTGCCTCCGTCATCAAATCAAGGGTCTCCTGTGGTTGAGAACTCTCTGCTCAGACAGCTGATCTGTATCGCTCCAGAGAAGAGGGGCGCTGCTCTCACAATCAACCCTAATAAAGCTGTCCTGTCCATTAACTGCACTACATCACAG GTTTTGGATGCCAATAAACATGCTTGTAAGCTGTTTGAGTGCACATACAGTGATTTGATTGGCCGGAAGCTGTCCTCTTTACTAAAAGCCAATCATATGATAGAGGAAGCCCTGAAGGAGGAGACTTTGGATTCTGATGGGAACGTAGTTGCTGTTtctgccaaaatg GTGACTGCAGTGAGTTTGACAGGAGCTGAGTTTCCTGTGTCTGTGTGGCTTCAGATACCGGAGCAGCAGCAGATCTTAGAGCTCCTGCTGGAGAGAGTGGAGAGAATCACGGCACACGTCACTTTCAGTCAAAAT GGTGAAATCCTCAGTTGTGATGCCACTTTTGCCCATCTCTATGGTTCCCAAACTGCTGAGGAGATGACTGGCCTGTCAATTATGTCTCTGATGCCATCTTTACAGATCCCCTTCCACTGCAGGACAACTCCCAAG GTGTTGCGTATGCAGAGATTGTGTGTGAAAGCCAGGTCTGGTTTAGTGGTTCCAGCATGTGTCCGTCTGCAGGCCGCTGTGTCCTGTGGAAGATCACCGCTCCGGATGAATGGATCAGCACATCCAGAACCTTCTGACGGTTCACTCCCAAGCTCTCAACGGCTCAACCGAACTCCTTGTG GTGGTAAATCAGGTACAGATGGTCTCCTGTCCCCCAGCGCCGGTGTGCTGTACTCTGGGTCAGTGTATGTGTTTGCTCCCAGTAGCTGTCTTCTGACGCTCCTGCCCAATGGCACCATTCACAGTCTCAGCAATCCCTTCAGCTCTCTGATGCTCGGATACAACAGCAGTCAGCTGCTTGGCAAG AACATCACGTACCTGATACCAGCTTTTTTTGAGCGAGTTCGTGCTGCAGAACGAAGCGACCACCCTGCATCTCATCCACAAGACCCACCTGGCCCTTCTGTGAACCACACAG acccccttagaTGTTCTCCTAGTGCTAACTGCCCCCCTGGTGTTCTAACCCCCTCTTATGGCATGCCCTCAACTATGGAAGATCAACAGGAGACATGTT ATCCAAACACAGTGCTTGCTGGTGACAGTGTAATGGTGCATCTAGCTATGCGTAGGAGAGCGGGTCTTGGGAAAGGGAAGAGAATCTTTACTGGGACAAGCGCTAAACTGGAGAAGGAGAGCAGCGTCCCATCAACCATGACCTCTCCTGCTGTCACCTCCACACCGCTGAATGG GTTGGATGACACTACAGAGCTTTGCGAGCAAACTGTAGATGTGACCACTCAAGTGTCTGAGTCTGACTCCGCCAACTCTACCACCGCTCTGCTACAGACCTTTGCTCTGGTGGAGTCCCTGGAGGTCTACAAGGCGTGCCACACGTCTATGGTCTCTGCTCAATGTGAGCAGCTCTTCGCTGGGCGAGATGCCTCCAAGACTCAAAACTCAGGCCGAGAAGAAGCTCCAGTAAAGTCCTGTGACTCTGTACCACATCCTGAAACTCATACGCAAGCCTGCCGGTGTTCAGAGCAGGCCCGGCTTCAGGATTCCAGCTTTGAGGTGATTTCCCTGGGCAGTAGGTCATCATCTGGGTTCTGTGAGCGGCTTGTGGGTGGTTCTGGTCCTGAAAAGATGGATATGACTAAGCAGGGAAATCAGCTAGTGCAATCTGGCAGCACATTTCTGGATTTGAACTCTAACGGAGATGTCATTGTTCATGCCATGTCAGCGATGGACCTGAACGACAGCATTGAGATCCCAAGCACACCTGTAGATCTTAACCATTCACTTACATCATGTGACACCGATGAGCTTCTGCGTTCTCCTTCACCCTTTATTGTAGAGTCGGACTCTGAAGCAGAAGCTCAAATCGGGACTGAGCAAGAAGCAACACGAGAAACTGCCCCATCACAGAAAGAGCAAGAAAGGCAAGCAAGCCCTCAGCAGAAGACTTTAGAGCATCTGCCAAAAAATCATCTGACCAAAGTACTGGAACAGTGGAATTCTTTTTCGGAACATGCTATTGGCCGTGTTCTGGATCTCCAGAGGGTGAAGGGTGGAATGCTGTTGTCAGGTCACACTCCTGCCACCTCCACTCCTAAGAAAGTCAAGGCGAACACTTCCATTCCAGAAGGCAGGATTCATGTGACCTGCTACAACAGAGACGGATCGCCGATCG AGGTGCAGTGTGATGTGCGATGGGTGTCCCTGTCCAGCGGCAGCTCTCTGGTCTGCCTATGGCTGAGTGGGAGTCATCTCTTGCTCCACCACCAGGAGGCGCTACAGAGCACAATGTCTCCTACAGTGAGGACAGGCACCCCAGACCAGGAGGCCTTTGCCTGCAGCTTTGCTGAG GCATTTTGTTCAGATCCTTTGCGCTCTTTTGTGGACTTGGAGCAGTCTGGAGCCTTTGAGGGTCATTTTGAGGAAGACTACCGCCCACTGCGCTCCATTGGAAAGGGAGCATTTGGCTTTGTCTGGCTCGCATCAAGACGGATATGTGGGCAGGAA GTGGTTGTGAAGTTCATTAGGAAAAGTTCGGTGGTGAGTGAATGCTGGGTGGATGATCCTGCTCAAGGTCGGGTCGTTCAGGAAGTGGCCATACTGGCTCGTTTGCAACATCCCAATATCGTGAAG TTGTTAGAGGTGTTTGAGAATGAGGGATTCTTCCAAATAGTCATGGAGAAACACGGGGACGGACTAGACCTGTTTGAGTTCATCGACATGCAGCCTAGACTGGACGAGCCTCTAGCCAGCTACATCTTCAGACAG TTGGTAGCCGCGGTGAGTTACCTGCGGGGGAAAAGTGTGCTTCACCGGGACATAAAGGATGAAAATATCATCATAAACTCAAACTTTCATATCCGGCTGATCGACTTTGGCTCAGCTGCCGTGCTGCAACCTGGAAAATTGTTCTACGTCTTCTGTGGAACTCTGGAGTACTGCTCACCAGAGGTGCTTCAGGGAAACCC ATACGAGGGTCCAGAGCTGGAGATGTGGTCTCTAGGAGTGCTCTTATATACCTTACTGTTCAGTGAAAACCCATTTTGCAATGTGGAAGAAACCCTGCAGGCCCGACTCAGCCCTCCATGCCAGATATCTACAG AGTTGCATGCACTGTTGGCTGGTCTTTTGCACCCAGTGGTTTATCAAAGAATGACTCTAGAGGAGCTTGTGGAGTCACAGTGGATACAGCAACCCATAAATCTAGCAGAGTACTCTTGGGGAGAGGTCTTTCCCTCCAGAAACG AGCATTTGGCGTCCAACTCGACATGTGTGCACCAAGCAGACATGCTCTACCTTGACCCCGAAAACAACATGAGCACGTTCGAAGACACTCCTTTagaagatgaagatgaggaggaggatgaggaaCAGAAGAGAACAATGGCGGCGTTGCAGTCTGAGCTGCTGAAGTACCTCACCGACGAGTGA
- the pask gene encoding PAS domain-containing serine/threonine-protein kinase isoform X1, with product MWLMHGRRSSPRGDSVCLSAADDDDDDGRMMKSDSFCTNQSFPSARNCTLSRTDSSGDSHVGSSVAMRNLQISDLHCFQPVPPSSNQGSPVVENSLLRQLICIAPEKRGAALTINPNKAVLSINCTTSQVLDANKHACKLFECTYSDLIGRKLSSLLKANHMIEEALKEETLDSDGNVVAVSAKMVTAVSLTGAEFPVSVWLQIPEQQQILELLLERVERITAHVTFSQNGEILSCDATFAHLYGSQTAEEMTGLSIMSLMPSLQIPFHCRTTPKVLRMQRLCVKARSGLVVPACVRLQAAVSCGRSPLRMNGSAHPEPSDGSLPSSQRLNRTPCGGKSGTDGLLSPSAGVLYSGSVYVFAPSSCLLTLLPNGTIHSLSNPFSSLMLGYNSSQLLGKNITYLIPAFFERVRAAERSDHPASHPQDPPGPSVNHTDPLRCSPSANCPPGVLTPSYGMPSTMEDQQETCYPNTVLAGDSVMVHLAMRRRAGLGKGKRIFTGTSAKLEKESSVPSTMTSPAVTSTPLNGLDDTTELCEQTVDVTTQVSESDSANSTTALLQTFALVESLEVYKACHTSMVSAQCEQLFAGRDASKTQNSGREEAPVKSCDSVPHPETHTQACRCSEQARLQDSSFEVISLGSRSSSGFCERLVGGSGPEKMDMTKQGNQLVQSGSTFLDLNSNGDVIVHAMSAMDLNDSIEIPSTPVDLNHSLTSCDTDELLRSPSPFIVESDSEAEAQIGTEQEATRETAPSQKEQERQASPQQKTLEHLPKNHLTKVLEQWNSFSEHAIGRVLDLQRVKGGMLLSGHTPATSTPKKVKANTSIPEGRIHVTCYNRDGSPIEVQCDVRWVSLSSGSSLVCLWLSGSHLLLHHQEALQSTMSPTVRTGTPDQEAFACSFAEAFCSDPLRSFVDLEQSGAFEGHFEEDYRPLRSIGKGAFGFVWLASRRICGQEVVVKFIRKSSVVSECWVDDPAQGRVVQEVAILARLQHPNIVKLLEVFENEGFFQIVMEKHGDGLDLFEFIDMQPRLDEPLASYIFRQLVAAVSYLRGKSVLHRDIKDENIIINSNFHIRLIDFGSAAVLQPGKLFYVFCGTLEYCSPEVLQGNPYEGPELEMWSLGVLLYTLLFSENPFCNVEETLQARLSPPCQISTELHALLAGLLHPVVYQRMTLEELVESQWIQQPINLAEYSWGEVFPSRNESTEHLASNSTCVHQADMLYLDPENNMSTFEDTPLEDEDEEEDEEQKRTMAALQSELLKYLTDE from the exons ATGTGGCTGATGCACGGCAGGAGGAGCAGCCCGAGGGGCGACAGTGTTTGCCTTtctgctgctgatgatgatgacgacgaTGGCCGTATGATGAAAAGTGACTCTTTCTGCACGAACCAGTCTTTCCCCTCTGCACGCAACTGCACTCTCAGCCGCACGGACTCATCAG GTGATTCCCATGTTGGTTCATCAGTGGCGATGAGGAATCTTCAGATTTCTGATCTGCATTGCTTTCAGCCTGTGCCTCCGTCATCAAATCAAGGGTCTCCTGTGGTTGAGAACTCTCTGCTCAGACAGCTGATCTGTATCGCTCCAGAGAAGAGGGGCGCTGCTCTCACAATCAACCCTAATAAAGCTGTCCTGTCCATTAACTGCACTACATCACAG GTTTTGGATGCCAATAAACATGCTTGTAAGCTGTTTGAGTGCACATACAGTGATTTGATTGGCCGGAAGCTGTCCTCTTTACTAAAAGCCAATCATATGATAGAGGAAGCCCTGAAGGAGGAGACTTTGGATTCTGATGGGAACGTAGTTGCTGTTtctgccaaaatg GTGACTGCAGTGAGTTTGACAGGAGCTGAGTTTCCTGTGTCTGTGTGGCTTCAGATACCGGAGCAGCAGCAGATCTTAGAGCTCCTGCTGGAGAGAGTGGAGAGAATCACGGCACACGTCACTTTCAGTCAAAAT GGTGAAATCCTCAGTTGTGATGCCACTTTTGCCCATCTCTATGGTTCCCAAACTGCTGAGGAGATGACTGGCCTGTCAATTATGTCTCTGATGCCATCTTTACAGATCCCCTTCCACTGCAGGACAACTCCCAAG GTGTTGCGTATGCAGAGATTGTGTGTGAAAGCCAGGTCTGGTTTAGTGGTTCCAGCATGTGTCCGTCTGCAGGCCGCTGTGTCCTGTGGAAGATCACCGCTCCGGATGAATGGATCAGCACATCCAGAACCTTCTGACGGTTCACTCCCAAGCTCTCAACGGCTCAACCGAACTCCTTGTG GTGGTAAATCAGGTACAGATGGTCTCCTGTCCCCCAGCGCCGGTGTGCTGTACTCTGGGTCAGTGTATGTGTTTGCTCCCAGTAGCTGTCTTCTGACGCTCCTGCCCAATGGCACCATTCACAGTCTCAGCAATCCCTTCAGCTCTCTGATGCTCGGATACAACAGCAGTCAGCTGCTTGGCAAG AACATCACGTACCTGATACCAGCTTTTTTTGAGCGAGTTCGTGCTGCAGAACGAAGCGACCACCCTGCATCTCATCCACAAGACCCACCTGGCCCTTCTGTGAACCACACAG acccccttagaTGTTCTCCTAGTGCTAACTGCCCCCCTGGTGTTCTAACCCCCTCTTATGGCATGCCCTCAACTATGGAAGATCAACAGGAGACATGTT ATCCAAACACAGTGCTTGCTGGTGACAGTGTAATGGTGCATCTAGCTATGCGTAGGAGAGCGGGTCTTGGGAAAGGGAAGAGAATCTTTACTGGGACAAGCGCTAAACTGGAGAAGGAGAGCAGCGTCCCATCAACCATGACCTCTCCTGCTGTCACCTCCACACCGCTGAATGG GTTGGATGACACTACAGAGCTTTGCGAGCAAACTGTAGATGTGACCACTCAAGTGTCTGAGTCTGACTCCGCCAACTCTACCACCGCTCTGCTACAGACCTTTGCTCTGGTGGAGTCCCTGGAGGTCTACAAGGCGTGCCACACGTCTATGGTCTCTGCTCAATGTGAGCAGCTCTTCGCTGGGCGAGATGCCTCCAAGACTCAAAACTCAGGCCGAGAAGAAGCTCCAGTAAAGTCCTGTGACTCTGTACCACATCCTGAAACTCATACGCAAGCCTGCCGGTGTTCAGAGCAGGCCCGGCTTCAGGATTCCAGCTTTGAGGTGATTTCCCTGGGCAGTAGGTCATCATCTGGGTTCTGTGAGCGGCTTGTGGGTGGTTCTGGTCCTGAAAAGATGGATATGACTAAGCAGGGAAATCAGCTAGTGCAATCTGGCAGCACATTTCTGGATTTGAACTCTAACGGAGATGTCATTGTTCATGCCATGTCAGCGATGGACCTGAACGACAGCATTGAGATCCCAAGCACACCTGTAGATCTTAACCATTCACTTACATCATGTGACACCGATGAGCTTCTGCGTTCTCCTTCACCCTTTATTGTAGAGTCGGACTCTGAAGCAGAAGCTCAAATCGGGACTGAGCAAGAAGCAACACGAGAAACTGCCCCATCACAGAAAGAGCAAGAAAGGCAAGCAAGCCCTCAGCAGAAGACTTTAGAGCATCTGCCAAAAAATCATCTGACCAAAGTACTGGAACAGTGGAATTCTTTTTCGGAACATGCTATTGGCCGTGTTCTGGATCTCCAGAGGGTGAAGGGTGGAATGCTGTTGTCAGGTCACACTCCTGCCACCTCCACTCCTAAGAAAGTCAAGGCGAACACTTCCATTCCAGAAGGCAGGATTCATGTGACCTGCTACAACAGAGACGGATCGCCGATCG AGGTGCAGTGTGATGTGCGATGGGTGTCCCTGTCCAGCGGCAGCTCTCTGGTCTGCCTATGGCTGAGTGGGAGTCATCTCTTGCTCCACCACCAGGAGGCGCTACAGAGCACAATGTCTCCTACAGTGAGGACAGGCACCCCAGACCAGGAGGCCTTTGCCTGCAGCTTTGCTGAG GCATTTTGTTCAGATCCTTTGCGCTCTTTTGTGGACTTGGAGCAGTCTGGAGCCTTTGAGGGTCATTTTGAGGAAGACTACCGCCCACTGCGCTCCATTGGAAAGGGAGCATTTGGCTTTGTCTGGCTCGCATCAAGACGGATATGTGGGCAGGAA GTGGTTGTGAAGTTCATTAGGAAAAGTTCGGTGGTGAGTGAATGCTGGGTGGATGATCCTGCTCAAGGTCGGGTCGTTCAGGAAGTGGCCATACTGGCTCGTTTGCAACATCCCAATATCGTGAAG TTGTTAGAGGTGTTTGAGAATGAGGGATTCTTCCAAATAGTCATGGAGAAACACGGGGACGGACTAGACCTGTTTGAGTTCATCGACATGCAGCCTAGACTGGACGAGCCTCTAGCCAGCTACATCTTCAGACAG TTGGTAGCCGCGGTGAGTTACCTGCGGGGGAAAAGTGTGCTTCACCGGGACATAAAGGATGAAAATATCATCATAAACTCAAACTTTCATATCCGGCTGATCGACTTTGGCTCAGCTGCCGTGCTGCAACCTGGAAAATTGTTCTACGTCTTCTGTGGAACTCTGGAGTACTGCTCACCAGAGGTGCTTCAGGGAAACCC ATACGAGGGTCCAGAGCTGGAGATGTGGTCTCTAGGAGTGCTCTTATATACCTTACTGTTCAGTGAAAACCCATTTTGCAATGTGGAAGAAACCCTGCAGGCCCGACTCAGCCCTCCATGCCAGATATCTACAG AGTTGCATGCACTGTTGGCTGGTCTTTTGCACCCAGTGGTTTATCAAAGAATGACTCTAGAGGAGCTTGTGGAGTCACAGTGGATACAGCAACCCATAAATCTAGCAGAGTACTCTTGGGGAGAGGTCTTTCCCTCCAGAAACG AATCCACAGAGCATTTGGCGTCCAACTCGACATGTGTGCACCAAGCAGACATGCTCTACCTTGACCCCGAAAACAACATGAGCACGTTCGAAGACACTCCTTTagaagatgaagatgaggaggaggatgaggaaCAGAAGAGAACAATGGCGGCGTTGCAGTCTGAGCTGCTGAAGTACCTCACCGACGAGTGA
- the mterf4 gene encoding transcription termination factor 4, mitochondrial: MGTHVCRKQVVQWMWRWSVCPVAVSRGHMPFCSTQQELHQANPSRTGQVTQSPVTQLTLSSLLEMGFSETQAEKMHEGATKSRGKHVPSVLTALFLLGLNPSRILKIMQKCPEVYSLKAADLHQRLDHLRKMGLVEGSLQRMISHYPKVMVLPIKRVNMVSRLLREKCLFTVLQVTDILRESPEILEEDLAQLEHKFQYAYFRMGVRHAEMVKAKLFRLSLSELRCRHSFLERRGLYQTPDKKGQTLIVNPPLKDVLCVSEETYLTQVAMATVEEFHVFCKLEAREQEEEGREDEYSSDEDEELGEDKDDDGQHRRKHHWNTGYKKDKK; the protein is encoded by the exons ATGGGTACACATGTATGCAGAAAACAG GTGGTGCAATGGATGTGGAGATGGAGTGTTTGTCCTGTGGCTGTGAGCAGAGGTCATATGCCGTTCTGCTCCACACAACAGGAGCTCCATCAAGCGAATCCATCTCGCACCGGTCAGGTCACCCAGAGTCCTGTGACCCAGCTCACCCTGTCCTCTTTGCTTGAGATGGGCTTCTCAGAAACTCAAGCAGAGAAGATGCATGAAGGTGCAACGAAGAGCCGAGGGAAACATGTTCCGTCTGTTCTGACAGCACTGTTTCTCCTGGGATTAAATCCCTCCAGGATCCTGAAAATAATGCAGAAGTGTCCAGAGGTATATTCACTTAAAGCTGCAGACTTACATCAACGCCTCGATCATCTGAGGAAGATGGGATTGGTAGAAG GCAGTCTGCAGAGGATGATCAGTCACTACCCCAAGGTCATGGTCCTGCCAATCAAACGAGTAAACATGGTGTCCCGATTGCTCAGAGAGAAATGCCTCTTCACCGTCCTACAGGTCACAGACATCCTCAGAGAGTCACCTGAGATTTTGGAGGAGGATTTGGCCCAGCTGGAGCACAAATTTCAG TATGCATATTTCCGTATGGGTGTGCGGCATGCAGAGATGGTGAAGGCGAAGCTGTTCAGGTTGTCTCTGTCTGAGCTGCGGTGTCGTCACAGTTTTCTGGAGAGGAGGGGACTGTACCAGACGCCAGACAAGAAGGGCCAAACACTCATCGTCAACCCCCCGCTCAAAGACGTCCTCTGCGTCTCTGAGGAAACCTACCTGACGCAGGTCGCCATGGCAACTGTAGAGGAGTTCCATGTTTTTTGCAAACTGGAGGCAAGAGAGCAAGAAGAAGAAGGGAGGGAGGACGAGTATAGcagtgatgaagatgaagagtTAGGGGAAGATAAAGATGATGATGGACAGCACAGGAGGAAGCATCACTGGAACACTGGTTACAAGAAGGACAAGAAATGA
- the LOC137089134 gene encoding probable G-protein coupled receptor 148, which produces METLMEGKSKLFYLASEDIFLSMLCSFGNWYNKSGRAELHRRSTNFSNSSESPAEMFAHEWHGFIPPCHMKLLQMCPILAFLAILLTTPVLLVRIVSRVDLRQQTRYLLLANLLLSDLLFVCMNILSACINLSGVLMTEWPCAVVLYLCAVLYSSGVLSITAMVLDTCFAVLAPLRYLVVWPVSRTYGAVAAIWAVSVFFPAAAVGMFLWYHSTGPCALHICSLPLLMVLTVSHFRPLHVSMLLTVTGIIFILLLVLSGYLILYFYARSSGVWKGQASSRAKGTFLIHYLHLFLAFCPLLVLVIELMLCHNSETLDLRANLWMSLVVCNVLLILPKALAPYLYGLRYRELCGVLFQFFRLNRPRTITPVL; this is translated from the coding sequence ATGGAAACTCTGATGGAGGGAAAGTCTAAGCTTTTCTACCTGGCTTcggaagatatttttttatctaTGCTTTGTTCGTTTGGAAATTGGTACAACAAGTCTGGTCGAGCTGAGCTTCACAGGCGTTCCACGAATTTTTCGAACTCCTCTGAAAGCCCAGCGGAGATGTTTGCGCACGAATGGCATGGATTCATTCCTCCCTGCCACATGAAATTGCTTCAGATGTGCCCCATTTTGGCCTTCCTGGCCATTCTGCTGACCACTCCGGTTCTTCTAGTACGTATCGTGTCCCGAGTTGACTTGCGGCAGCAGACGCGTTACCTTCTCCTGGCCAATCTTCTTCTCAGCGACCTACTCTTTGTTTGCATGAATATCCTGAGTGCCTGCATCAACTTATCTGGCGTGTTGATGACAGAGTGGCCGTGTGCCGTGGTGCTCTATCTATGCGCGGTATTATACAGTTCTGGTGTACTAAGTATTACAGCAATGGTGCTGGATACCTGCTTTGCCGTGTTAGCACCCCTTCGCTACCTGGTGGTGTGGCCTGTGTCGCGAACCTACGGAGCGGTTGCTGCCATCTGGGCTGTCTCAGTCTTTTTCCCTGCGGCAGCTGTTGGCATGTTTTTGTGGTACCATAGTACGGGCCCCTGCGCCCTCCACATCTGCTCCCTGCCTTTGCTGATGGTTTTGACTGTAAGCCACTTTCGCCCACTCCACGTCTCCATGTTGCTGACAGTCACCGGAATTATTTTTATCCTCCTCCTGGTGTTGTCTGGTTACCTCATCCTCTACTTTTATGCACGGAGTTCAGGCGTGTGGAAAGGCCAGGCCTCGTCCCGTGCTAAAGGAACATTTCTCATCCATTATCTCCACCTGTTCCTGGCTTTCTGTCCCTTGCTGGTTTTGGTGATCGAGCTGATGCTTTGCCATAATAGTGAGACACTGGACCTCAGAGCAAACCTGTGGATGTCCCTGGTGGTGTGTAACGTCTTACTCATCCTGCCCAAAGCCTTAGCTCCGTACCTGTACGGGCTCCGCTACAGAGAACTGTGCGGCGTGCTGTTCCAGTTCTTTCGGCTGAATAGGCCAAGAACTATCACACCTGTGCTATAA